In Flavobacterium gelatinilyticum, a genomic segment contains:
- a CDS encoding DUF6520 family protein codes for MKTNVFKIVLPMAVVALGLAGAASTNMMAKNKAAFAVQGYRQVATPDKCAIDQQCSNNGNYDCLASDNSTQLFEKIGNNCDVPLKRNTP; via the coding sequence ATGAAAACAAATGTTTTTAAAATCGTTTTGCCAATGGCAGTGGTTGCACTGGGATTGGCTGGTGCTGCCAGCACAAATATGATGGCAAAAAATAAAGCGGCTTTTGCCGTTCAAGGCTACAGACAAGTCGCGACACCAGATAAATGCGCTATTGATCAGCAGTGTTCTAATAACGGAAATTACGATTGTCTGGCGAGTGATAATTCTACCCAATTATTTGAAAAAATAGGTAATAATTGTGATGTGCCGCTTAAGAGAAACACTCCTTAA
- a CDS encoding RagB/SusD family nutrient uptake outer membrane protein, with protein MKIPQYKINIFLLFVIFLELVYACDNFTEVELPSSQLTARAVFETKETANAAMIDIYSKIRENGLLTGKSTGTGSQFGLYTDELTYYGQSGTGQANFYNNSILASDSEISEWWNSSYSQIYAANAVLEGVALSKTLEAIDKQQLIGEALFVRALIHFYLVNTFGPIPYISTTDYRANGSVKRMPETQVYENLKNDLQKAIDFLPPAYNGSNRIRPNKGAAQALLARVYLYLRQWQEASNAASAVLNQTDLYVWPSSIDSLFVKESLSTIWQLMPATDGTNTYEGNVFNFSQVPPPVMAISTTLYSNFSSNDLRKTHWIKSITDGTNIWYHAYKYKLATNTSTSMEYSIVLRMAEQYLIRAEARAQAGDLIGAKEDLNKTRNLAGLQNTTAISAPQIIDAVLKERQLEFFTEFGHRFFDLKRAGLLDKTLTPQKLQWKSSNQFLPLPESELLLNPNLSPQNEGY; from the coding sequence ATGAAAATACCTCAATATAAAATAAACATATTTCTACTGTTCGTTATTTTTTTGGAACTGGTATATGCCTGTGACAATTTTACTGAAGTAGAACTGCCGTCTTCACAGCTTACCGCCAGAGCTGTATTTGAAACTAAAGAGACCGCCAATGCAGCCATGATCGATATTTATTCCAAAATCAGGGAAAACGGTCTTCTTACAGGCAAAAGCACTGGCACTGGAAGCCAATTTGGTTTGTATACTGATGAGCTAACCTATTATGGTCAATCAGGAACCGGACAGGCAAATTTTTACAATAATTCAATTCTGGCGTCAGATTCGGAAATTTCGGAGTGGTGGAACAGCAGCTATAGTCAGATTTATGCCGCAAACGCTGTTTTGGAAGGTGTCGCTTTATCCAAAACTCTAGAGGCAATTGATAAACAGCAGCTTATTGGTGAAGCGCTTTTTGTACGTGCCCTGATACATTTTTATCTGGTCAATACTTTTGGTCCAATTCCATATATCAGTACAACTGACTACAGGGCTAACGGTTCTGTGAAAAGAATGCCAGAAACGCAGGTTTATGAAAATCTTAAAAATGATTTACAAAAAGCGATTGATTTTTTGCCGCCAGCCTATAACGGAAGTAACAGGATAAGACCAAACAAAGGAGCAGCACAAGCTCTTCTAGCAAGAGTTTACTTATATCTCAGACAGTGGCAAGAGGCTTCCAACGCCGCTTCTGCTGTATTGAACCAGACCGATCTGTACGTATGGCCATCTTCGATCGATTCTTTATTTGTAAAAGAAAGTCTCTCCACCATTTGGCAATTAATGCCTGCTACCGATGGAACTAATACCTACGAGGGGAATGTTTTCAATTTTTCACAAGTTCCTCCCCCAGTAATGGCGATCAGCACTACATTATACAGCAATTTTAGCAGTAATGATCTGCGTAAAACACATTGGATTAAGAGTATAACTGATGGAACAAACATTTGGTATCATGCCTACAAATACAAGCTTGCCACCAATACCAGCACTTCAATGGAATACTCCATAGTATTGCGAATGGCTGAACAATATCTTATTAGGGCTGAGGCGCGTGCACAGGCCGGAGACCTTATCGGCGCTAAGGAAGACCTAAACAAAACACGTAATTTGGCAGGACTTCAAAATACGACCGCCATTAGTGCACCTCAGATTATTGATGCAGTGCTAAAAGAGAGACAACTTGAATTTTTTACAGAATTCGGCCATCGATTTTTCGATCTTAAAAGAGCAGGATTACTGGATAAAACCTTAACTCCGCAGAAACTGCAATGGAAAAGCAGTAATCAATTCCTGCCATTACCCGAATCAGAGCTACTATTAAACCCAAATCTCTCTCCGCAAAATGAAGGATATTAG
- a CDS encoding SusC/RagA family TonB-linked outer membrane protein, producing the protein MNYFSFFKDGKGFYCLIFIGFLFSFSSSFGRNIDRYNTFFQENQVHGTVTDGSNPLPGVTISIKGKTNNSSISDFNGQYTINALAKDTLIVSFIGFKTKFIAVNNSTKIDIKLEYDTTTLQEVRVNAGYYSVKERDRTGSIARITSKDIETQPVTTVVATMQGRMAGVNVIQNTGMPGGGFTIEVRGQNSLRAEGNDPLYIIDGVPYSSQTIGSRYTSGNMPIQNSPLNSINPSDIANIEVLKDADATAIYGSRGANGVVLITTKKGKIGKTRFTTTYAGGIGHATRFLDVMETPTYLNMRREAFANDGIVNYPSSAYDVNGTWDQNRNTNWQKELIGGAASYTNIQCALTGGSEQTQFLLSGNYSKETTVFPGNFDYIKGGGHLNVSHESANKKFRINISASYTLQSSSLPSVDITRNALTMAPNAPSLYDENGNLNWENNTFENPLARLEGKIQGNTNDLLANALLSYDLGTGFTIKSSFGYTNLNQKQLTLSPSTIYNPSYGAGSEYSSVYSNDLVRSSWIVEPQLVWNKNIGKVKLEAFAGTTFQQQKGNQFNSYAGGFASNSLMENPASASTYLVLKSDENLYRYNAFFARVNFNVLGKYLFNFTGRRDGSSRFGSDKRFANFGAIGAAWVFSDESLIKRNLPFLSYGKLRTSYGTSGNDQIGDYQYLDTYSTSSQNYAGISGMEPTRLYNADFGWETNRKLEVALETGFLNDCIFTTLAWYRNRSSNQLVGVPLAGTTGFSNLQANLDAEVQNSGLEFTIRALNIKQNDFTWSTSFNISIAKNKLLSFPGLEASTYKNQYVIGEPTNIIKVYRYKGLDQVSGAYTFEDVNGDGILSPADDKTTTKNLNPKYYGGLQNQFKYKNVTLDFLFQFVKKENFNENFGASMPGTMFNQASAVTNHWQQSGDMGPYQYYSTNSPVLRSSNARLSQSDAAISDASFIRLKNISLSYDLPLNWTKKFNCKLSLQGQNVLIFTKYKGVDPELITPGYLPPLRIYSTSIQFTF; encoded by the coding sequence ATGAATTATTTTTCATTCTTCAAGGATGGAAAGGGATTTTATTGCCTAATATTTATAGGCTTTCTTTTTTCTTTTTCATCATCATTTGGCCGTAATATAGATCGGTATAATACATTTTTTCAGGAAAATCAGGTACACGGAACTGTAACTGATGGCTCAAATCCTCTGCCTGGCGTAACAATTTCGATAAAGGGTAAAACTAATAATTCATCCATTAGCGACTTTAATGGACAGTACACAATAAATGCCTTAGCTAAGGATACACTGATTGTCTCATTTATAGGATTCAAAACTAAATTTATTGCAGTAAACAACAGCACTAAAATTGACATTAAGCTGGAATATGATACAACTACGCTACAGGAGGTCCGGGTAAATGCTGGTTATTATTCCGTAAAGGAACGCGACCGTACGGGGAGTATTGCCCGGATTACCTCCAAAGATATTGAAACACAGCCTGTCACTACTGTTGTGGCAACCATGCAGGGAAGAATGGCGGGTGTGAATGTAATTCAGAATACCGGGATGCCTGGAGGTGGTTTTACCATAGAGGTTCGCGGACAAAACAGTCTTAGGGCAGAGGGAAATGACCCTTTGTATATTATTGACGGAGTTCCTTATTCTTCACAGACCATCGGAAGCAGGTATACATCAGGAAACATGCCTATACAAAATAGCCCATTAAACAGCATAAATCCCTCTGACATTGCTAATATCGAAGTATTAAAAGATGCTGATGCAACCGCCATTTATGGCTCACGCGGTGCAAATGGTGTAGTCTTGATTACCACTAAAAAAGGCAAAATAGGTAAAACCCGCTTTACAACTACCTACGCAGGAGGTATTGGTCATGCCACCCGTTTTCTAGATGTTATGGAAACTCCTACCTATCTTAACATGCGTCGTGAAGCTTTCGCGAACGATGGTATAGTCAATTACCCTTCATCGGCATATGATGTCAACGGAACATGGGACCAAAACCGTAACACCAACTGGCAAAAAGAACTTATAGGAGGTGCCGCTTCGTATACCAATATTCAATGCGCACTAACTGGCGGTTCAGAGCAGACGCAATTTTTGCTGAGTGGGAATTACAGCAAAGAAACTACCGTGTTCCCAGGGAATTTTGATTACATCAAAGGTGGTGGACATTTAAATGTCAGCCATGAATCAGCAAATAAAAAGTTCCGTATCAACATCTCCGCATCATACACTTTGCAATCCAGTAGCCTGCCTTCGGTTGACATTACCAGAAACGCCTTAACCATGGCTCCCAATGCGCCATCATTATACGATGAAAACGGAAATTTAAACTGGGAGAACAATACTTTTGAGAATCCTTTAGCCAGACTAGAGGGGAAAATTCAAGGGAACACAAATGACCTGCTTGCCAATGCACTACTTTCGTATGATTTGGGCACAGGCTTTACCATTAAAAGCAGCTTTGGGTATACAAACCTGAACCAGAAACAGCTGACACTTTCTCCATCCACTATTTACAATCCTTCCTATGGCGCTGGAAGCGAATACTCAAGTGTTTACTCCAATGATCTTGTGCGCAGTTCTTGGATCGTTGAACCTCAGTTAGTATGGAACAAAAACATCGGAAAAGTAAAATTAGAAGCATTCGCAGGAACTACTTTTCAACAGCAAAAAGGAAATCAGTTTAATAGCTATGCAGGAGGGTTTGCCAGTAACAGCTTGATGGAAAATCCTGCCTCAGCATCAACCTATCTTGTTTTAAAATCTGATGAAAATCTATATCGATACAATGCCTTTTTTGCCCGCGTTAATTTCAATGTTCTTGGTAAATATCTCTTTAATTTCACTGGTAGACGCGATGGTTCAAGCCGTTTTGGCTCCGACAAACGATTTGCCAACTTTGGGGCAATTGGAGCTGCATGGGTTTTTAGCGATGAAAGTCTCATCAAACGAAATCTACCTTTTTTAAGCTATGGAAAGCTGCGTACCAGTTACGGAACCAGCGGAAACGATCAAATTGGCGATTATCAGTATCTAGATACTTACAGTACTTCAAGTCAAAACTACGCGGGAATCTCGGGTATGGAACCAACCAGGCTTTACAATGCTGATTTTGGCTGGGAAACTAATCGAAAATTAGAAGTGGCACTAGAAACCGGATTTCTAAACGATTGCATTTTCACCACTTTGGCTTGGTATCGTAATCGATCATCCAATCAGCTTGTTGGGGTTCCATTAGCAGGAACGACTGGGTTTAGCAACCTCCAAGCGAATCTAGATGCAGAAGTACAGAATAGCGGTTTGGAATTTACAATTCGAGCCTTGAACATAAAACAAAACGATTTTACATGGAGTACCAGCTTTAATATAAGCATTGCAAAAAATAAACTGCTGTCTTTTCCCGGACTAGAGGCCTCAACTTATAAAAACCAATATGTCATCGGTGAACCAACCAATATAATTAAAGTATATCGTTATAAGGGACTTGACCAAGTTTCAGGAGCCTACACGTTTGAAGACGTGAACGGCGATGGGATATTGTCACCAGCGGATGATAAAACAACCACTAAAAACCTGAACCCAAAATACTATGGCGGGCTTCAAAACCAATTTAAATACAAAAATGTTACATTGGATTTCTTATTTCAGTTTGTAAAAAAAGAAAATTTCAATGAAAATTTTGGAGCATCAATGCCAGGTACCATGTTCAATCAGGCAAGTGCCGTAACCAATCACTGGCAACAATCAGGTGATATGGGACCATATCAATATTACAGCACAAATAGTCCGGTTCTTAGGTCTTCCAATGCACGACTTTCCCAGAGTGATGCTGCTATTAGTGATGCTTCCTTTATTCGATTGAAAAACATTTCCCTCTCCTATGATCTACCGCTAAACTGGACAAAAAAATTTAATTGTAAACTCAGTTTGCAGGGTCAGAATGTGTTAATCTTCACCAAATATAAGGGAGTTGATCCAGAACTTATTACGCCAGGCTATTTGCCACCGCTGCGAATTTACAGTACTAGCATACAGTTTACTTTCTAA
- a CDS encoding histone H1, with translation MKDLIAKINAEIETFKTESDSLSEKGVKAAGARARKSSLEIEKLLKEFRKVSIEESKK, from the coding sequence ATGAAAGATCTAATCGCAAAGATTAATGCAGAGATTGAAACATTCAAAACTGAATCTGATTCTCTATCGGAAAAAGGAGTTAAAGCTGCTGGAGCTCGAGCTCGTAAATCTTCTTTGGAAATTGAAAAACTTTTAAAAGAGTTTAGAAAAGTTTCTATTGAGGAATCTAAAAAATAA
- a CDS encoding S9 family peptidase: MKDIRLSNKSLFIRFTCFMFWLVTCPSSLGQANQKRLLTPEDYKLWSNLIPRNLSEYGNWSEYLLQYPSRKDTLFVQHNTTGKRYAFPLGRDGRFNAELEFGCITGDTLILQNLRSGLLRKIPHGQALGFSADHRFTVLILKRSDGKYNLEIIDDSGNLKDSIMEVTNWHFDPAGNGILYSTKSADNCSIGVFQLKGKIVKKTILQASKSPFISLAWKENHVAFIKNEAEHMLLYTYDIKLKKLYALDPTTAKGFPSDMTISDNQASSLILSKDGTRLIFWLKNKGGDKTQIDPNAVQIWNANDRVLFDYKKSYGDIRYYDKMASWSVEQNVVLPIQDKELTQGFLSSDYRHAFIYDRTAYEPQNNLFGPYDLYILDLESGVKKCIVKQYTSEKKPAGSPDGKYLCYVKDGHWWVYDIQKESHTNLTHQISESFFREDNNIPDEKQPYGIGGWTKNGSVILYDRFDLWLMPLDGQTAKRLTKERETNITFRLREFSSDPMYGSDTESKKCFLDLEKGFIIEAVNKDTGNSGLFRWNAKTGLSQIVWKNKKINQLIKAQNKDIYLYLEQNFESPPRLMLFDGKEKEILQSNVQQKHFYWSKNQPIEYDVNGVKTKGILFYPADYKAGMKYPLLVHIYERQFAYLNDYENPSEFSPDGFNINHIAAKGYFILYPDIQYKFGNLAQSVTQSVLSAVDKVVTMGMVDPAKVGLMGHSFGGYETDLIITQTDRFAAAVSGAAWTDLVSCYLYVSGTSKRPDFYRAEKDQLRIGKSLYEDTESYLKNSPVLLAQNVKTPLLGWTGENDRHIHSFQSMEFYLALRRLNKEHTLLVYPGEGHQLDQKQNRKDLTNRILEWFDYYLKNGDRKDWMNANR, from the coding sequence ATGAAGGATATTAGATTGTCAAATAAAAGTCTTTTTATCAGGTTTACCTGTTTCATGTTTTGGTTAGTAACCTGTCCTTCTTCATTGGGACAGGCTAACCAAAAGCGACTGTTAACTCCTGAAGATTATAAGTTGTGGAGTAACCTGATACCTCGAAACTTGTCAGAGTATGGCAATTGGAGTGAATATCTATTGCAATATCCTTCTAGGAAAGACACGTTGTTTGTACAGCACAATACTACAGGCAAAAGGTATGCTTTTCCGCTGGGAAGGGATGGTCGATTCAATGCCGAGCTTGAATTTGGCTGTATTACCGGTGATACATTAATACTGCAAAACCTGCGCTCAGGCTTGCTGAGAAAAATTCCTCATGGTCAAGCATTGGGATTTTCAGCTGACCACCGATTCACAGTGCTTATTTTAAAGCGTTCCGATGGCAAATACAATCTTGAAATTATTGATGATTCTGGCAACTTAAAGGATAGTATAATGGAAGTAACAAACTGGCATTTTGATCCTGCCGGAAACGGTATTTTATACAGTACTAAATCCGCAGATAACTGTAGCATTGGGGTATTTCAATTAAAAGGAAAAATTGTAAAAAAAACAATCTTACAGGCAAGTAAATCGCCTTTTATAAGTCTGGCATGGAAAGAAAATCATGTGGCTTTCATTAAAAATGAGGCTGAACACATGCTACTTTATACTTACGACATAAAACTAAAAAAACTTTACGCTTTAGATCCTACGACCGCTAAAGGCTTTCCGTCGGATATGACTATTTCTGATAATCAGGCAAGCAGTCTGATACTTTCCAAAGATGGTACGCGCCTGATTTTTTGGCTAAAAAACAAAGGCGGTGATAAAACCCAGATTGATCCCAATGCCGTTCAAATTTGGAATGCAAATGACAGGGTTTTATTTGATTACAAGAAATCTTATGGAGACATCCGATATTATGATAAAATGGCAAGCTGGTCGGTGGAACAAAACGTAGTTCTGCCCATTCAGGACAAAGAACTGACACAAGGTTTTTTAAGTTCCGATTACCGCCATGCCTTTATTTATGATCGAACAGCTTATGAGCCCCAAAATAATCTTTTTGGTCCTTATGATTTATACATACTTGATCTTGAATCTGGGGTGAAAAAATGTATTGTAAAACAATATACCTCCGAAAAGAAGCCCGCAGGATCGCCCGATGGGAAATACTTGTGTTACGTGAAGGATGGTCACTGGTGGGTATACGATATTCAGAAAGAATCTCATACTAATCTTACGCATCAGATTTCCGAATCTTTTTTTAGGGAAGACAATAATATACCTGACGAAAAGCAGCCCTACGGCATTGGCGGCTGGACTAAAAATGGAAGCGTTATTCTCTACGACAGATTTGATTTGTGGCTGATGCCGTTGGACGGGCAGACTGCAAAAAGACTCACAAAGGAAAGAGAGACGAACATAACATTCAGGTTAAGGGAATTCAGTTCCGATCCAATGTACGGCAGTGACACAGAGTCGAAAAAATGTTTCCTAGATTTGGAAAAAGGTTTTATAATAGAAGCAGTAAATAAGGACACCGGGAATTCAGGACTATTCAGATGGAATGCTAAAACAGGACTGTCGCAGATTGTCTGGAAAAACAAAAAAATAAATCAACTTATTAAAGCGCAAAACAAAGATATTTACCTTTATTTAGAGCAGAACTTTGAGTCGCCACCACGCCTAATGCTGTTTGACGGAAAAGAAAAGGAAATTCTACAAAGTAATGTCCAGCAGAAGCATTTTTATTGGAGTAAAAACCAGCCCATCGAATATGACGTGAATGGAGTTAAAACAAAAGGAATTTTATTTTATCCTGCCGATTACAAGGCAGGGATGAAGTATCCTTTGCTAGTGCACATTTACGAGCGACAGTTTGCCTATTTGAATGATTATGAAAACCCTTCCGAATTCTCCCCTGATGGTTTTAACATTAATCATATCGCAGCGAAAGGCTATTTTATACTGTATCCAGATATTCAGTATAAATTTGGAAATTTAGCTCAATCCGTTACGCAAAGTGTGCTTTCTGCTGTTGATAAAGTAGTGACGATGGGCATGGTTGATCCCGCCAAGGTTGGGCTTATGGGACATTCGTTCGGAGGCTATGAAACCGATCTCATTATCACCCAGACAGATCGCTTTGCGGCCGCAGTTTCTGGTGCTGCCTGGACTGATCTAGTTAGCTGTTATTTGTATGTGAGTGGGACTTCTAAAAGACCCGATTTCTACCGCGCTGAGAAAGACCAGCTTCGGATTGGAAAATCACTGTACGAAGATACTGAAAGTTACTTGAAAAACTCACCTGTTTTATTGGCACAAAATGTAAAAACACCTTTACTGGGTTGGACAGGGGAAAACGACAGACACATTCATTCTTTTCAAAGTATGGAATTTTATTTGGCTCTGCGAAGGTTAAATAAAGAACATACCTTACTGGTGTATCCCGGCGAAGGTCATCAGTTAGATCAAAAGCAGAATCGGAAAGATCTGACCAACCGGATTTTGGAATGGTTCGACTATTATTTGAAAAATGGAGACCGTAAGGATTGGATGAATGCAAATCGATAA
- a CDS encoding helix-turn-helix domain-containing protein produces METTSEIELNLINLQIGCMLRLGRLKQNLSQHTLGLKIDYSSTMIGRVERAESISGWDKIYTISRYLKIDFKSLFVLKSLESLIVIVEESFNLEAKLTQEKIDYYNILKKTLRIQFDLLEKERQTNK; encoded by the coding sequence ATGGAAACAACAAGTGAAATAGAGTTAAATTTAATTAATCTGCAGATTGGATGTATGCTTCGATTGGGTAGATTAAAACAAAATTTATCTCAACATACACTTGGACTCAAAATAGACTACAGTTCAACGATGATCGGAAGAGTTGAGCGTGCTGAAAGTATTAGTGGATGGGATAAGATTTATACGATAAGTCGTTACTTAAAAATAGACTTTAAATCTTTATTTGTCTTAAAAAGTTTGGAATCGCTAATAGTGATTGTTGAAGAATCGTTTAACTTAGAGGCTAAATTAACACAGGAAAAAATTGATTACTATAATATTCTAAAAAAGACTTTAAGAATTCAATTTGATTTGCTTGAAAAGGAACGTCAGACCAATAAATAA
- a CDS encoding plasmid mobilization protein, with translation MSNEKEKMMKDEKKNRNRWLHLRLNEHEYKILQKYFADSLCPKLSDFARKNLLRKPVVLKYRNQSLDELISELTKLRTELNPIGNNFNQAVKKLHSLSQISDFKMWILGFETDKKMLFNSIEDIRMTIRNLSEKWLQS, from the coding sequence ATGTCGAATGAAAAGGAAAAAATGATGAAAGACGAGAAAAAAAACAGAAACAGATGGCTTCATCTAAGGCTGAATGAGCATGAATATAAGATCCTTCAGAAATATTTTGCAGACTCTCTCTGCCCAAAACTGAGTGATTTTGCCCGAAAAAATCTGCTGCGTAAACCTGTTGTTTTAAAATACAGAAACCAATCTCTTGATGAGCTGATATCTGAATTAACAAAGCTCAGAACAGAACTGAATCCCATTGGAAACAACTTTAATCAGGCAGTGAAAAAACTGCACTCGCTTTCGCAGATTTCTGATTTCAAAATGTGGATTCTGGGTTTTGAAACAGATAAAAAAATGCTGTTTAATTCTATTGAAGACATTAGAATGACTATTCGAAATCTTTCTGAAAAATGGTTGCAGTCATAA
- a CDS encoding MauE/DoxX family redox-associated membrane protein, whose translation MNIRPHIRNLIIEIICLLFVLLFVYAATSKLMDFQKFKIELGQSPLLSAFAEWFAVLVPTVEFIICTLLIIPKFRIIGLISAYGLMVMFTAYIFIILNYTSFVPCSCGGVLEKLDWKSHMIFNLVFVFLGFLGILLYNRSIKMNSSLMKNKSLVVILSTVTIGGLGIVSTLFMLSENIVHYHNRLIRRFPQHPILKTIDLDLKMNSYYIAGLDNSHIYLGNYSAQLSMMVLDSKLVQTKEKMIDIDRKDIPFRGVKILVQTPYFFVVDGTVPCIFRGQVYDWKARMIHQGGEYFGNALAIDSSKIAVSTTSKLNGDTVLGLIEMGETNKTILNPDILQKQVDGVFDTDGQLAYSSHMKNIIYLYTYRNEFTLANTELKINYRGNTLDTISKAQLQIAKDKKRHQRTFAAPPLYVNKSSAVYNNLLFVNSAIPGKYEDDRVWKSASIIDIYDLEKRSYVLSFYVYNINGKKMKSFAVQNDKLYVLLGDYIIQYHLDSQITSNYNNSVTNNLLAK comes from the coding sequence ATGAACATTCGTCCTCATATAAGAAATCTTATTATTGAAATCATCTGTCTTCTATTTGTACTGTTATTCGTTTATGCAGCAACAAGTAAACTAATGGATTTTCAAAAGTTCAAAATTGAGTTGGGTCAATCTCCCCTTTTGAGTGCGTTTGCAGAATGGTTTGCTGTTCTTGTTCCCACAGTTGAATTTATTATATGTACGTTGTTAATTATACCAAAGTTTAGGATTATTGGGCTGATTTCTGCTTATGGATTAATGGTAATGTTTACGGCTTATATTTTTATTATTTTAAATTATACATCGTTTGTTCCCTGTTCCTGCGGAGGAGTTTTGGAAAAACTAGACTGGAAATCACACATGATTTTTAATCTGGTATTTGTTTTTCTAGGTTTTTTAGGAATTCTGCTTTACAATCGAAGTATTAAAATGAACAGTTCTTTAATGAAAAATAAAAGCTTGGTAGTCATTTTATCTACCGTAACAATTGGTGGTCTTGGGATAGTATCGACATTGTTTATGCTTTCTGAAAATATTGTACATTATCATAATAGACTTATCAGACGGTTTCCCCAGCATCCGATACTAAAGACAATTGATCTGGATCTTAAAATGAATTCGTATTACATTGCCGGACTAGACAATTCTCATATTTACTTAGGAAATTATTCAGCTCAACTATCAATGATGGTTTTGGATTCCAAGCTGGTACAGACCAAGGAAAAGATGATAGATATAGATCGAAAAGACATTCCTTTCAGAGGTGTGAAAATTTTGGTGCAGACTCCATACTTTTTTGTAGTGGATGGAACAGTACCATGTATTTTCAGAGGCCAGGTGTACGATTGGAAAGCCAGGATGATTCATCAAGGAGGAGAATATTTTGGAAATGCCCTAGCAATTGATTCTAGTAAAATAGCTGTTAGTACCACTAGTAAATTAAACGGTGATACAGTCTTGGGACTTATAGAAATGGGGGAAACGAACAAAACCATTTTAAATCCTGACATACTGCAAAAACAGGTGGACGGAGTCTTTGATACTGACGGCCAGCTGGCATACAGTTCCCATATGAAAAATATCATTTATCTGTATACTTATCGTAATGAGTTTACGCTGGCGAATACTGAATTAAAAATCAACTACAGAGGAAATACGCTTGATACTATTTCAAAGGCACAATTGCAAATTGCAAAGGATAAAAAACGCCATCAGAGAACTTTTGCAGCACCTCCATTGTATGTCAATAAAAGTAGTGCGGTTTATAATAATCTGCTGTTTGTAAATTCAGCTATCCCAGGAAAATATGAAGATGATCGGGTGTGGAAATCGGCCAGCATAATTGATATTTATGATCTTGAAAAAAGAAGTTATGTTTTAAGCTTTTATGTTTATAATATCAATGGAAAAAAAATGAAAAGTTTTGCGGTACAAAATGACAAATTGTATGTACTGCTGGGTGATTATATTATCCAGTATCATTTGGACTCTCAAATCACTTCCAACTATAATAATTCAGTTACAAACAATCTATTGGCCAAATAG